The following proteins are co-located in the Sulfurospirillum deleyianum DSM 6946 genome:
- a CDS encoding RMD1 family protein, producing the protein MHSTLSLISIALPHPFAKHEIENILECVLKKGIEKTFYTQVHERYLVYTPFNVISFINWERLEIVKALEKLGIKEADTFENHLLYQDYPIVIDASLEFTCKVSNEQILLKEALPLYLIIIALVVSQSVGLEKYEQDLDVYFGKSQELLDVTKSYTFFKRSRLIEFARNLIFIQHGMVNDLFLLDKPNILWDNEEAEKLYNMLSSTLELKDRFEIIEHKLTHLKENITLALDLFNHKHSEVLEWIIILLIMFEIVMGLIEFFGH; encoded by the coding sequence ATGCATTCAACGCTATCCCTTATTTCCATTGCTTTACCACACCCTTTTGCCAAACATGAGATTGAAAATATCTTAGAATGTGTACTCAAAAAAGGGATTGAAAAGACGTTTTACACCCAAGTCCACGAACGTTATCTTGTCTATACTCCGTTTAATGTCATTAGTTTTATAAATTGGGAGCGTTTAGAAATTGTCAAAGCGCTTGAAAAACTAGGAATTAAAGAGGCGGACACGTTTGAAAACCATCTTTTATACCAAGATTATCCCATTGTTATTGACGCTTCTTTGGAGTTTACATGTAAAGTGAGCAATGAGCAAATTCTCCTCAAAGAAGCCCTCCCTCTCTATCTCATTATCATTGCGTTGGTCGTGTCTCAAAGTGTGGGACTTGAAAAGTATGAACAAGATTTGGATGTTTACTTTGGGAAAAGTCAAGAACTGCTTGATGTCACCAAAAGCTATACCTTTTTTAAACGTTCCCGTTTGATTGAATTCGCACGCAATCTTATTTTTATTCAACATGGCATGGTCAATGATCTTTTTTTACTCGATAAACCCAATATTTTGTGGGATAACGAAGAAGCAGAAAAGCTCTACAATATGCTCTCTTCAACCTTAGAGCTTAAAGATCGCTTTGAAATTATAGAGCATAAACTTACCCATCTTAAAGAAAATATCACCCTAGCGCTTGATCTGTTTAACCATAAACACAGCGAAGTGCTAGAGTGGATTATTATTCTTTTAATTATGTTTGAAATTGTGATGGGGTTGATAGAATTTTTTGGGCATTAA
- a CDS encoding DUF2798 domain-containing protein — protein sequence MIPKKYEFLAFAFLMSLFMTTLMSCVVTFINVGWVDDFFTLWFRAFWRTYFIAFPTILVVVPFVRKLVHKLVRPH from the coding sequence GTGATTCCCAAAAAATATGAGTTTTTAGCTTTTGCGTTTTTAATGTCCCTTTTTATGACAACCTTAATGTCGTGTGTGGTTACATTTATTAACGTAGGTTGGGTGGATGATTTTTTTACCCTCTGGTTTAGAGCATTTTGGCGAACTTATTTTATAGCGTTTCCTACGATTTTAGTGGTTGTACCTTTTGTGCGTAAATTAGTCCACAAATTGGTTAGACCCCATTAA
- a CDS encoding mechanosensitive ion channel family protein, which produces MEKELQSLQRFYAVVIEFLTTYSFQLVGAFIIVLLGWFASKYVYLLLLRLFERHQFDTTLAKFIANVAKILILAAMSVVALGKVGISIAPFVAAIGAVSLTAGLALQGSVSNYAAGILLIISRPFKVGDTLLVSGVYGVVEEIKLSYTMLRNEDEELITIPNKQMIGDILVNSFEYRVVESRLGVSYEKEPHKAIEIIQNVFINHPSVTQEHIPIVGISKFGDSAIELGLRYWVPTRSYFKTQYEINLAIYDALHLNHIAISFIQREVRILEHLEK; this is translated from the coding sequence ATGGAAAAAGAGTTGCAAAGTCTCCAGCGTTTTTATGCGGTTGTGATAGAGTTTTTAACCACGTACAGTTTTCAGCTAGTGGGTGCTTTTATTATTGTGCTTTTAGGCTGGTTCGCCTCCAAATATGTCTATCTCCTTTTATTACGTCTTTTTGAGCGTCATCAGTTTGATACGACCCTTGCTAAATTTATCGCCAATGTTGCAAAAATACTTATTTTAGCGGCAATGAGTGTCGTGGCACTGGGAAAAGTGGGTATTTCCATTGCTCCTTTTGTCGCCGCGATTGGTGCGGTTTCTCTCACCGCTGGTTTGGCGCTTCAAGGCAGTGTTTCTAACTATGCGGCGGGTATTTTACTCATTATCTCACGTCCATTTAAAGTAGGCGATACGCTGTTGGTTTCAGGTGTGTATGGCGTGGTTGAAGAGATAAAACTCTCCTATACGATGCTTCGTAATGAAGATGAAGAGCTTATTACCATTCCTAATAAGCAGATGATTGGTGACATTTTGGTAAATTCGTTTGAATACAGGGTGGTTGAGTCACGTTTGGGTGTTTCGTATGAAAAGGAGCCTCATAAAGCCATAGAGATTATCCAAAATGTATTCATAAACCATCCTAGCGTCACTCAAGAGCATATTCCTATTGTGGGTATTTCTAAATTTGGTGATAGTGCCATAGAACTTGGACTTCGCTACTGGGTACCGACACGAAGCTATTTTAAAACCCAATATGAAATCAATTTAGCCATTTATGATGCTTTGCATCTCAATCATATTGCCATCTCATTTATACAAAGAGAAGTCCGTATTTTAGAGCATCTTGAAAAATAA
- a CDS encoding response regulator codes for MESKHEALKETIKPLSSLSVLVISEDASALLPLLHSLFSHVYTTHSHTQSLHFFDEKHSDLVLLETSMKAYNWLSLVHQLRLKQHDVSLVLLTHLQEELNHDALISANAMCYLLKPLEEETLRFSLRNLIHKIELKKETHFYHELKEKRKIQGIALYTIQRVIEEIPSPIFAYNAQEKILFFNKDLAKLFHNKKLDIPEMAHVWNIEDLFETMPKEMHFAQIKEGKSLDLKYIYKDYAIQKIFIPTKFTVALESEEEPFSVIVLTDIAPLLLQIQHMTYQQQKMDNYKEIIEELLAQKLFKENNKAFMHTQKTLKIQEKTSLHVKPLSALAYKKHQDAALFGTLTPLMTLENALHQTISAFLENPSLMTLIFLPRLLEHYALLLKNLSEFQNLSNALYSLSDFMEGLEEEDIRTYAHEACASLEKLLQYLTQWRIAIFYTEETEDIHAFDRVILSTVLEFQITLSHSKKANEMQPKG; via the coding sequence ATGGAAAGTAAACATGAGGCTTTGAAAGAGACGATAAAACCTTTATCTTCACTTAGCGTTTTGGTCATCAGTGAAGACGCTTCTGCACTGCTTCCCTTACTTCACTCTCTTTTTTCGCATGTTTACACCACCCATTCACACACACAAAGCCTTCACTTTTTTGATGAAAAACATAGTGATCTTGTTCTCTTAGAAACCTCCATGAAGGCATATAATTGGCTCTCGTTAGTGCATCAACTACGTTTAAAACAGCATGATGTTTCGCTCGTACTACTCACACATCTCCAAGAAGAACTCAATCACGATGCGCTTATTAGCGCAAATGCGATGTGTTACCTTCTCAAACCTTTAGAAGAAGAAACGCTTCGCTTTAGCCTACGGAACTTAATTCATAAAATAGAACTCAAAAAAGAGACACATTTTTATCATGAACTTAAAGAAAAGCGTAAAATTCAAGGCATTGCGTTATATACGATTCAACGGGTTATTGAAGAGATACCTTCTCCTATTTTTGCCTACAATGCACAGGAGAAAATTCTCTTTTTTAACAAAGATTTAGCCAAACTTTTTCACAACAAAAAATTAGACATCCCAGAGATGGCGCATGTATGGAATATAGAGGATTTATTTGAAACGATGCCCAAAGAGATGCATTTTGCACAAATTAAAGAGGGAAAATCGTTAGACTTAAAATACATCTATAAAGATTATGCGATTCAAAAAATCTTTATCCCTACCAAATTTACCGTTGCGCTTGAGAGTGAGGAAGAGCCTTTTAGTGTCATTGTGCTCACCGATATCGCCCCTTTGTTACTTCAAATTCAACACATGACCTATCAGCAACAAAAGATGGATAACTACAAAGAAATCATCGAAGAACTCTTAGCACAAAAGCTTTTTAAAGAGAATAATAAAGCCTTTATGCACACACAAAAAACACTCAAAATCCAAGAGAAAACCTCTTTACATGTAAAGCCTCTAAGCGCCCTAGCGTATAAAAAACATCAAGACGCAGCTTTGTTTGGAACACTCACCCCTTTAATGACGTTAGAAAATGCGCTCCATCAAACCATCAGCGCCTTTTTAGAAAACCCATCGCTTATGACACTCATCTTCCTTCCTCGCTTACTAGAACACTATGCTCTCCTTTTAAAAAATCTCAGTGAATTTCAAAACCTTAGCAATGCGCTTTACTCGCTGAGTGACTTTATGGAAGGGCTAGAAGAGGAGGATATTCGCACATATGCGCACGAAGCCTGTGCGAGTCTTGAAAAACTGCTTCAGTACCTTACCCAATGGCGTATTGCTATTTTTTACACAGAGGAAACAGAAGATATTCATGCGTTTGATCGGGTTATTTTAAGTACCGTTTTAGAGTTTCAAATTACCTTATCCCATTCAAAAAAAGCCAACGAAATGCAACCAAAAGGATGA
- a CDS encoding DUF6858 family protein, translated as MKKTTFMDKYPVFSLTIDKSECKYETMQEVVEDLKAKIDAHPIAKFIALFDHYAHTKNINGEIAPEILDAKNIVFCFGAAIPNSKILAVRPRSIGLCETKDQFIVDFLEAPKEELHVLMETWAKSLAKA; from the coding sequence ATGAAAAAAACAACCTTTATGGATAAATACCCCGTTTTTAGTCTTACCATCGACAAAAGCGAATGCAAATACGAAACTATGCAAGAAGTAGTAGAGGATTTGAAAGCGAAAATTGATGCGCATCCTATCGCAAAATTTATTGCTCTTTTTGACCATTATGCGCACACTAAAAATATTAACGGAGAAATTGCTCCTGAGATTTTAGATGCAAAAAATATCGTTTTCTGTTTTGGCGCTGCCATTCCTAACTCTAAAATTTTAGCAGTTCGTCCTCGTTCTATTGGTTTATGTGAAACAAAAGATCAGTTTATTGTTGACTTTTTAGAAGCCCCTAAAGAAGAGCTTCATGTGCTTATGGAAACATGGGCTAAATCACTTGCAAAAGCCTGA
- a CDS encoding DUF4492 domain-containing protein, translating into MQFFRTFFSLYKEGFANLRLGKTLWKIVLLKLLIMLVVFKFFFFNTTLHSHFLDDSARSNYVLDNLIKETP; encoded by the coding sequence ATGCAATTTTTCCGCACCTTCTTTAGCCTCTACAAAGAGGGTTTTGCCAACCTTAGACTGGGAAAGACGTTGTGGAAAATTGTTCTTTTAAAACTGCTGATTATGCTGGTCGTGTTTAAGTTTTTCTTCTTTAACACGACCCTTCACTCCCACTTTTTAGACGACTCAGCTCGTAGTAATTATGTATTAGACAATCTCATAAAGGAGACACCATGA
- a CDS encoding cytochrome ubiquinol oxidase subunit I — protein MNELSSVDWSRAQFALTAIYHFLFVPLTLGLSFIIAIMETLYVKTGDVRWKKITQFWMSLFAINFAIGVATGLIMEFEFGTNWANYSWFVGDIFGAPLAIEGLLAFFMESTFFAVMFFGWNKVTPKFHLLSTWLVAIGSNLSAFWILVANGWMQYPIGMYFNPSTARNEMSNFFDVILSPVAISKFLHTVSSGYVIGALFVIGISSWFLLKQKEVLLAKRSIVVGATFGLLTSLFLTLSGDESAYQVAQHQPVKLAAMEGLYKGESRAGIIAFGILNPNKQLGDKEPELLGDIELPYMLSLLGHRDVDAFVPGLEDLVYGNPAHNITPASERIANGKIALQALSDFREAKKMGDAGKMKENEAILQTYMKDFGYGYFEKPEQIVPPIALSFYSFHIMVSLGMWFIALFALTLFFTLKRDIVRYPLLLNSALWSIPLGYIAAEAGWIVAEVGRQPWAIQDLMPTHIAATHLGGGNIALSFTLFAILFTVLLIAEIKIMLRQIAKGFEGGH, from the coding sequence ATGAACGAACTCTCTTCGGTCGATTGGAGCAGAGCCCAGTTTGCGCTCACTGCCATCTACCATTTTCTCTTTGTTCCCCTCACATTGGGGCTTAGCTTTATCATCGCCATAATGGAAACACTCTATGTAAAAACAGGCGATGTACGTTGGAAAAAAATCACCCAATTTTGGATGAGCCTTTTTGCGATCAATTTTGCAATTGGTGTCGCAACAGGGCTTATTATGGAGTTTGAATTTGGAACCAACTGGGCGAATTATTCGTGGTTTGTTGGTGATATTTTTGGTGCACCTCTTGCCATTGAAGGTCTTTTAGCCTTTTTTATGGAATCCACCTTCTTTGCCGTGATGTTCTTTGGTTGGAACAAGGTGACGCCTAAATTCCATCTGCTTTCCACATGGTTGGTTGCCATTGGTTCAAACCTCTCCGCTTTTTGGATTTTGGTCGCCAATGGTTGGATGCAATACCCCATCGGGATGTATTTTAACCCCTCCACCGCCCGTAATGAAATGTCAAACTTTTTCGATGTCATACTCTCCCCTGTTGCCATTTCAAAATTTCTACACACCGTCTCAAGCGGGTATGTCATCGGCGCACTTTTTGTCATTGGTATCTCTTCGTGGTTTTTACTCAAACAAAAAGAGGTACTTTTAGCCAAACGCAGTATCGTCGTAGGCGCTACTTTTGGTCTTTTAACCTCGCTTTTCCTCACCCTAAGCGGTGATGAGAGTGCCTATCAGGTGGCACAACACCAACCTGTCAAACTCGCTGCCATGGAAGGGCTCTATAAAGGTGAATCCAGAGCGGGTATTATTGCTTTTGGTATTTTAAATCCCAACAAGCAACTAGGCGATAAAGAGCCTGAACTCTTAGGCGATATCGAACTTCCCTACATGCTCTCCTTATTAGGTCACCGTGATGTCGATGCCTTTGTACCAGGCTTAGAGGATTTGGTCTATGGCAATCCTGCCCATAACATTACGCCCGCTAGTGAACGTATCGCCAATGGCAAAATAGCCCTTCAAGCCTTAAGTGACTTTAGGGAAGCAAAAAAGATGGGCGATGCAGGAAAAATGAAAGAGAATGAAGCCATTTTACAAACCTATATGAAAGATTTTGGTTATGGTTATTTTGAGAAACCTGAGCAAATCGTACCACCCATTGCGCTCTCTTTTTACAGTTTTCACATCATGGTCTCTTTGGGCATGTGGTTTATCGCACTCTTTGCGCTCACCCTCTTTTTTACGCTTAAACGAGATATTGTACGTTATCCGCTTTTATTGAACTCTGCGTTGTGGAGCATTCCTTTAGGCTACATCGCTGCTGAGGCAGGGTGGATTGTGGCAGAAGTAGGCAGACAACCGTGGGCGATTCAAGACTTGATGCCAACGCACATCGCAGCAACGCATTTAGGCGGAGGCAATATCGCCCTCTCCTTTACCCTTTTTGCCATTTTATTTACGGTGCTCTTAATTGCGGAGATCAAAATTATGCTGAGGCAAATTGCCAAAGGCTTTGAGGGAGGTCACTGA